Part of the Fibrobacter sp. UWH4 genome is shown below.
AGGACCATTCCGCCCTCAAGGTAGGTCGCCTTGACGGTGGCCGCCTTGCTTGCGTAAAGAGCACTTAGGTAGGCAATGTTCCCTGCGTAGTCGACTGTGCAGGACTGGGCTTTTTCGTAGGAGCCGCTTTCTACCTGCTTGATGTAGTTGTCGCATACGTTGTTCACGTAGGTCTTGATTTCGTCAAGGGTCCTCTTGACGTTGCTTTCGGCGGTGGCGATTATCGCTGTGTCCGAGCACGAGACGTGAGGATTATCGAGGCTGGAGTAAGACTGCTTTATTACGGCGCATTGCCCCTGTATCACTTCTTCAAATAAGGGTTCTGTTGTGTGAAACTCGTCCCTGAGTTTCATTTTTCCTGAAATGTCAATTTCGGAAAAGCTGATGTAGGGGTCCATTCCTTCGGCGCTGGCTGTGCCCACAAAAACGACTTTAGAATCGGTCGCGTAGACTTTGCATTCCTTATTTAAAAAGTCATCTAAGGTAGCGCTACGTTCGTGAACCAATTCCCCGTAGTAGCCGCCCATAGTGGAGGACGCGCCTAGGGAACCTGTTCCCGAAGAGGATCCGTCACATGCCCAAAAGGCAAACGGTAAAGTAAGCAATGCGAGCTTGGTGAATTTCATTTGTTCTCATTCCTTTTTGTTATTCGGTCACAAATTCAAGTTTGCTAAATCCACTCGGTAGTTCGCGGGTGGGACGGCCGCCCTTGGTCATGCAGTGCAGCGATGATCCCGTGGTGCAGAGCGTCCCGTTCACGTAAGCCTTGTATTCAAAGCGGAACTTGAGGCTCCCTTCGCGGACCATGGTCGTCTCGATATCCACGAATTCCCCGTAGTGGGTAGGTTGTCTGTAGCGCACGGAGAGTTCCAGAACTGGAGCGGCAAAGCCCTCGGCTTCCATTTCGGCGTAACCTGCGCCTACGGCGCGAAAAAACTCGGTGCGGGCCTGTTCAAACCATACGGGATAAACGGCGTGGTGGACGATTCCCATCTGGTCGGTTTCTGCGTAGCGGACGTCAATCCGCGCGGTGTGCTTGAATGTGCAAATTTCCATGGCCTAAATATATAAAAAAGGGGTGAAAACTCGATGCGAACCTTGTTTTTTTGATTCTGTTTATTACATTATTCATACAAATTGCCAGAAAAAGGAGAACAAATGAAAAATACCCTCAAGTATGTGTCTGCGTTTGCTGTTGCAGGGGCTCTCGTCGCTTGCGATTCTTCGACCTCGTCGGACGGCGGTTCCCCGTATGGTGCAACAAAGTACAGCGCCCCTATAAAACAAGGGAACGTGACGGGGCGTTGCGATGTCTATGCGACGTCCTCGTCGGTGACTAAGATTGCCAGC
Proteins encoded:
- a CDS encoding thioesterase family protein is translated as MEICTFKHTARIDVRYAETDQMGIVHHAVYPVWFEQARTEFFRAVGAGYAEMEAEGFAAPVLELSVRYRQPTHYGEFVDIETTMVREGSLKFRFEYKAYVNGTLCTTGSSLHCMTKGGRPTRELPSGFSKLEFVTE